A genomic region of Mesobacillus jeotgali contains the following coding sequences:
- a CDS encoding acyl-CoA carboxylase subunit beta, whose amino-acid sequence MPDIYEKINELYDKRREIELGGGDERIEKQHEKGKLTARERIDLLVDPGSFVELNPFIQHRSTDFGLENQKGPGDGVVTGYGKVNGRPIYLFSQDFTVFGGALGEMHAKKIANVMDLAAKNGAPFVGLNDSGGARIQEGVVSLDGYGHIFYRNSIYSGVIPQISVIMGPCAGGAVYSPAITDFVFMVEKTSQMFITGPKVIETVTGEKISAEDLGGAIVHNTISGNAHFHGQSEEETLEQVRLLLSYLPQNYEEKPPRLEADAEDDYRPDLTDAIPFDAIRPYDVRKVIEQVVDSDSFLEIQKDFAKNIVIGLARIKGEVVGLICNQPKVMAGGLDIDSSDKASRFIRFCDSFNIPIITFEDVTGFFPGIKQEHGGIIRHGAKILYAYSEATVPKLTVILRKAYGGAYVALNSKSIGADLVFAWPNAEIAVMGPQGAANIIFAKEIQNSENPEQTRQQKIDEYREKFANPYVAASQGMVDDVIDPRETRIKLIQSLEMLRTKKEDRPGKKHGNIPL is encoded by the coding sequence ATGCCAGACATCTATGAAAAAATCAATGAACTATACGATAAACGCAGGGAAATCGAACTGGGCGGCGGTGACGAACGGATTGAGAAGCAGCATGAAAAAGGAAAGCTGACAGCTCGTGAACGGATCGATTTACTAGTCGACCCAGGCAGTTTTGTGGAGTTGAACCCATTCATCCAGCACCGGAGCACAGACTTTGGACTTGAGAACCAGAAGGGTCCAGGGGATGGAGTTGTAACCGGTTACGGTAAGGTGAATGGCAGGCCGATTTACCTGTTTTCACAGGATTTCACCGTGTTTGGCGGAGCCTTAGGTGAAATGCATGCAAAGAAAATCGCCAATGTGATGGATCTGGCTGCTAAAAATGGTGCTCCATTCGTTGGTCTGAACGATTCCGGCGGAGCAAGGATCCAGGAGGGCGTTGTTTCACTCGATGGATATGGGCATATTTTTTACCGCAACTCTATTTATTCGGGAGTAATCCCACAAATTTCAGTAATAATGGGACCATGCGCAGGCGGTGCCGTTTATTCACCGGCGATTACCGATTTTGTATTCATGGTTGAAAAGACAAGCCAGATGTTCATCACAGGTCCAAAAGTAATTGAAACGGTTACCGGGGAGAAAATATCTGCAGAGGACCTTGGCGGAGCAATTGTACATAATACGATCAGCGGCAATGCTCATTTCCATGGACAGTCAGAAGAAGAAACTCTGGAGCAGGTAAGGCTGCTATTAAGCTACCTACCGCAAAACTATGAAGAAAAGCCGCCGAGGCTAGAGGCAGATGCTGAAGATGACTACAGGCCAGATTTAACGGATGCCATTCCATTCGATGCAATAAGACCGTATGACGTGCGTAAAGTGATTGAGCAGGTAGTCGATTCCGATTCTTTCCTTGAGATACAGAAGGACTTTGCCAAAAACATTGTCATTGGGCTTGCAAGGATTAAAGGTGAGGTTGTTGGTCTCATCTGCAACCAGCCAAAGGTGATGGCGGGCGGACTAGATATCGATTCATCCGATAAAGCCTCGCGCTTCATCAGGTTCTGTGATTCCTTCAATATTCCGATTATTACATTTGAAGACGTGACTGGATTCTTCCCAGGCATCAAACAGGAGCATGGAGGTATCATCCGCCATGGCGCGAAAATCCTGTATGCTTATTCAGAAGCAACAGTTCCAAAGCTTACCGTTATTTTACGAAAAGCATACGGAGGAGCATATGTTGCCTTGAACAGCAAATCCATCGGTGCGGATCTTGTTTTTGCATGGCCGAATGCTGAAATTGCTGTAATGGGACCACAGGGAGCCGCCAATATTATTTTTGCGAAAGAAATCCAGAATAGTGAGAATCCAGAGCAGACAAGGCAGCAGAAAATCGACGAGTATCGTGAAAAATTCGCCAATCCATATGTCGCTGCTAGCCAGGGCATGGTCGATGATGTCATCGATCCGCGCGAAACGCGAATCAAACTGATTCAGTCGCTTGAAATGCTCCGTACGAAAAAAGAAGACAGACCAGGCAAAAAGCACGGCAACATCCCGCTGTAG
- the mce gene encoding methylmalonyl-CoA epimerase, with amino-acid sequence MIKKVDHIGIAVKSIEHALPFYTDVLKLPLLGIEEVESEKVKVAFLKAGETKLELLEPLSKESAIAGFIEKRGEGIHHVALGVESIQERINDMKENGIRMIQDVPKKGAGGALVAFMHPKSTGSVLYEFCEKNGEAE; translated from the coding sequence ATGATTAAAAAGGTCGACCATATCGGCATTGCTGTCAAATCTATTGAGCATGCCCTCCCATTTTATACAGATGTGCTGAAGCTTCCATTACTCGGGATAGAGGAAGTGGAAAGTGAGAAAGTTAAAGTAGCATTCCTGAAAGCGGGGGAAACGAAGCTAGAGCTGCTGGAACCTTTATCTAAGGAAAGCGCCATAGCAGGTTTTATTGAAAAGCGTGGGGAGGGAATCCACCATGTGGCCCTGGGCGTAGAGTCGATCCAGGAAAGAATTAATGATATGAAGGAAAATGGAATCAGGATGATTCAGGATGTTCCGAAGAAAGGTGCAGGGGGAGCGCTAGTCGCATTCATGCATCCAAAATCGACAGGAAGCGTTTTATACGAATTTTGCGAGAAGAACGGGGAGGCTGAATAG
- the prli42 gene encoding stressosome-associated protein Prli42 has translation MRKPNIRKVVVYVMLFTMLASTLLMGLSTFL, from the coding sequence ATGCGTAAGCCAAATATCAGGAAGGTCGTAGTATACGTCATGCTTTTTACTATGCTTGCTTCAACCCTTCTTATGGGATTATCAACTTTCTTATAA
- a CDS encoding L,D-transpeptidase, whose translation MPVFISMLLAAFIFSPIWPLGTNPLPGDPFVIVNKKTNEVALINENRVQTVVSAATGKSEELTPEGLFTVTVKAPDPYYRKKDIPGGDPNNPLGSRWIGFDAEDTDGRTYGIHGTNDPSSIGKKISQGCVRLQNEAVESLYDYIPLGTKILVTSTSKDFKELGKEYGAISE comes from the coding sequence ATGCCAGTGTTTATTTCTATGCTTCTAGCAGCATTCATTTTTTCGCCTATTTGGCCGCTGGGAACCAACCCGCTGCCTGGAGATCCATTTGTGATTGTTAATAAAAAGACGAATGAGGTAGCACTTATCAATGAGAATAGAGTCCAGACGGTGGTCAGTGCAGCAACCGGCAAGTCAGAGGAGCTGACACCTGAAGGCCTGTTTACCGTTACTGTCAAAGCACCTGATCCTTATTACCGCAAGAAGGATATTCCGGGAGGAGACCCTAATAATCCTCTTGGCAGCAGGTGGATTGGATTCGACGCAGAGGATACGGATGGCCGAACATACGGAATCCATGGAACAAATGACCCCTCTAGCATCGGCAAAAAAATATCCCAGGGCTGCGTCCGCCTTCAGAATGAGGCAGTCGAATCATTGTACGATTACATACCATTAGGAACAAAAATCCTAGTGACTTCTACTTCAAAGGACTTTAAAGAGCTAGGTAAGGAATATGGAGCAATCAGTGAATAA
- a CDS encoding aromatic acid exporter family protein: MKFRIGYRTLKTALGTAISIIIAQYLGFENYVSAGILTILCIQVTKKRSLQASWHRFLACIIAMAFSAVFFEGIAYHPIVIGLLLLFFIPTVVMFRAKEGVVSSSVIIMHIYSAEKVTGELLLNELGIITIGIGVALIMNLYMPSVDNKLEEYQRGIEAHFKKIFSEIALYLKNKDSSWDGRELTETARLIEKAKALAIQDVENHFLRDENLYYQYFKIREKQFEIIERVLPSITSIPQHVEQANIVAEFVESLSRGIHPGNTVLIYLEKLMRMKTEFENMELPKTREEFEARAALLHFVNEMEQFLLLKRSFKGLKAGEDKTEAAVTN; encoded by the coding sequence GTGAAATTTAGAATTGGTTATCGGACTTTAAAAACAGCGCTGGGTACGGCGATTTCAATCATCATTGCTCAGTACCTTGGCTTTGAAAATTATGTGTCTGCGGGTATATTGACGATTCTTTGTATCCAGGTGACAAAGAAACGTTCACTTCAGGCTTCATGGCATCGGTTCTTGGCCTGTATTATTGCGATGGCTTTTTCAGCGGTGTTTTTTGAGGGGATTGCTTACCATCCAATTGTCATCGGACTGTTATTATTATTTTTCATTCCGACAGTTGTCATGTTTAGGGCAAAGGAAGGCGTCGTTTCTAGCAGTGTCATCATCATGCATATCTACTCGGCTGAAAAAGTAACTGGAGAACTATTATTGAACGAGCTGGGAATCATTACAATTGGGATTGGTGTCGCATTGATCATGAATCTGTATATGCCAAGTGTTGATAATAAGCTGGAGGAGTACCAAAGAGGCATTGAAGCTCATTTCAAGAAGATTTTCAGTGAAATCGCCCTATACCTTAAAAATAAAGATTCAAGCTGGGATGGCCGGGAGCTGACCGAAACTGCGAGGCTGATTGAGAAGGCAAAGGCACTTGCCATCCAAGACGTGGAAAATCATTTTTTAAGAGATGAAAATTTATACTATCAATATTTTAAAATCAGGGAAAAACAATTTGAAATCATTGAAAGAGTTCTTCCTTCCATTACTTCTATTCCACAGCATGTTGAACAGGCTAATATTGTTGCTGAGTTTGTTGAGTCCCTTTCGAGAGGGATCCACCCTGGCAATACCGTTCTTATTTACCTGGAAAAATTAATGAGGATGAAAACGGAGTTTGAGAATATGGAGCTTCCTAAAACAAGGGAAGAGTTCGAAGCGAGGGCCGCACTGCTTCATTTTGTTAATGAAATGGAACAATTCCTTTTGTTGAAACGGTCATTTAAAGGACTGAAGGCAGGTGAGGATAAAACTGAAGCTGCCGTGACAAACTAA